A part of Caldicellulosiruptor owensensis OL genomic DNA contains:
- a CDS encoding heteromeric transposase endonuclease subunit TnsA has product MNIGKCNTDWTEEKYKKFIKEGRGQGEGKAYKPWLTVQDFPSKGRCHRIFGWKTGRIHHLFTDSEARFFYLLEWEDSVIDIREHFPLLDYEDWVQNREDLRFDLFTDKKSGTNYVISTSFLITVKDRDDNLKYVARSLKAASELEKRISLERLEIERRYWEARGIDWGIVTNKDIPVIKAKNIEWIHSARYAYADAGLSEGDLAELVEAFLLRLSQSSESIRKTALLFDKDYVLAPGTGMFLFRHLLAVKRINVNMDEPIDLTRPAYSVDITDAARKGGKAYAGG; this is encoded by the coding sequence ATGAATATTGGGAAATGTAATACCGACTGGACAGAAGAAAAATATAAAAAATTTATCAAAGAAGGGCGCGGCCAGGGGGAGGGAAAGGCTTACAAGCCGTGGTTGACCGTGCAGGATTTTCCGTCAAAGGGCCGCTGCCACCGAATTTTCGGGTGGAAGACAGGGCGGATTCACCATCTTTTTACGGATAGCGAGGCCAGATTTTTTTACCTGCTTGAATGGGAAGATTCAGTAATTGACATCAGAGAACATTTTCCCCTCCTGGATTATGAAGACTGGGTGCAGAATAGAGAAGACCTGCGGTTTGATCTTTTTACCGACAAAAAATCAGGAACCAACTATGTTATTTCAACTTCGTTTTTGATCACGGTGAAGGATCGGGATGATAATTTAAAGTATGTGGCGAGGAGCCTTAAGGCGGCAAGTGAGCTGGAGAAGAGAATAAGCCTTGAACGGCTTGAAATAGAGAGACGATACTGGGAGGCAAGGGGTATCGACTGGGGAATCGTAACGAATAAAGATATTCCTGTTATCAAAGCAAAAAACATTGAATGGATACATTCGGCGCGCTATGCTTATGCTGATGCAGGGCTGTCTGAAGGTGACTTGGCTGAGTTGGTAGAGGCCTTTTTATTAAGACTCTCCCAAAGTTCCGAGTCGATAAGAAAGACGGCATTGCTGTTTGATAAAGATTATGTATTGGCTCCAGGAACAGGGATGTTCCTGTTCAGGCACCTTCTTGCGGTCAAAAGGATCAATGTGAACATGGACGAGCCGATTGACCTTACTCGTCCCGCTTATAGTGTCGATATAACCGATGCCGCCAGAAAAGGGGGGAAGGCTTATGCTGGCGGTTAA